Proteins found in one Cheilinus undulatus linkage group 9, ASM1832078v1, whole genome shotgun sequence genomic segment:
- the ctsh gene encoding pro-cathepsin H, protein MRTLLVFTLLSSTSALYLSAEDEHHFKSWMVQHNKEYSPEEYYDRLLIFAENKRTIDHHNAGNHSFSMKLNQFSDMTFSEFKRTFLWSEPQNCSATKGNNFHSSGLLPDSFDWRKQGNYVTPVKNQGGCGSCWAFSTTGCLESVTAINTGKLVPLSEQQLVDCAQDFNNHGCNGGLPSQAFEYIMYNKGLMSEKDYPYTSFEGTCVYKPVLAAAFVKNVVNVTANDEKGMEIAVATRNPVSFAFEVTSDFMHYSQGVYTSTQCHKTADKVNHAVLAVGYGQMKGSPYWIVKNSWGEGWGIEGYFFIERGKNMCGLAACASFPEV, encoded by the exons ATGAGGACTTTACTTGTATTTACTTTATTGTCTTCAACTTCAGCTCTCTACCTGTCTGCAGAAG ACGAGCATCACTTCAAATCATGGATGGTTCAG CACAACAAGGAGTACAGCCCGGAGGAGTATTATGACAGACTCCTGATATTCGCTGAAAACAAAAGGACGATTGATCATCACAATGCAGGAAATCACTCCTTCTCAA TGAAGCTGAACCAGTTTTCTGACATGACATTTAGTGAATTTAAAAGAACTTTTCTCTGGTCTGAACCCCAG AACTGCTCTGCTACTAAAGGAAACAACTTCCACTCCAGCGGACTTCTTCCAGACTCCTTTGACTGGAGAAAGCAAGGAAATTATGTAACACCAGTGAAGAATCAG GGAGGTTGTGGCAGTTGCTGGGCTTTTTCCACCACAGGCTGTTTGGAGTCCGTTACTGCGATCAACACCGGGAAACTTGTACCACTG TCAGAACAACAGCTGGTAGACTGCGCCCAAGACTTCAACAACCATGGGTGTAATGG TGGCCTCCCCAGTCAAGCATTTGAATACATCATGTACAACAAAGGACTGATGAGCGAGAAGGACTATCCCTACACTTCTTTT GAGGGCACTTGTGTGTATAAACCAGTTCTAGCTGCAGCGTTTGTGAAGAACGTGGTGAACGTCACAGCT AATGATGAGAAGGGGATGGAGATTGCTGTCGCCACACGTAATCCAGTCAGTTTTGCATTTGAGGTGACCTCTGACTTTATGCATTACTCGCAGGGTGTGTACACTAG CACCCAGTGCCACAAAACGGCAGACAAGGTGAATCATGCAGTATTAGCAGTTGGATATGGGCAGATGAAGGGCTCTCCTTACTGGATAGTGAAGAACTCATGGGGAGAAGGCTGGGGGATTGAAgg ATATTTCTTCATTGAACGTGGGAAGAACATGTGTGGACTGGCTGCCTGCGCATCTTTCCCGGAGGTGTGA